The DNA sequence tgttattgataAATGCGATAATAGTAATACGAACTGGTGCTGTTGTTTGGGGTCATGTGACATTTTTGTTTGCTTAGTGGTTTCTTTTACAATTTCTTTGAAGTGTTTCATAGGTCACAAAGCTTTTCATCTTCACCACATTTTAGCTCTTTTAATTGTTTTATCTTTAGTGAAATTTGAATCTAATTTCATACTGGCAATgccacataatatttttttgaaaagcgAATAGTTTATATCTTCCATTTTTAACAGAGGAAATTTGAATGCTAGATTTTTGAAACCCACATTTTGTTCTAACTATTATAACTTAATGAAAGCGATATTATAGACTTCATGTAAAATTTACCTCACTTTACCCCTCAATCGAAGATACCCATATAAACAATGCCAGTTTTTCCACTTGTTTGCTGCTTAAAGTCTTTCATGGTAAGCATGCTGCCAGAGCCAAGGATAGGTAATTCACTGATGTAGGTAGGTTAACTTATGGTAGCATTGTAAGATTTTCAGTTGAAATTTAAATTCTGTTATACATTGAGCACAAATAATATATTCATGTACATTTTCAAGTGAGCACATAAGATATAGTAAGGACAAATTCTAGTTACTAGCTAACCTTGCAATATGGTATTTGTGCTGACAAACTAGTCTTGTTGCTAACTCGTTCTGATTTACATGAGAAAAATGTCAGATCTTCCTGTAAAGTTTATTTTCTCTGTTAAAACTTGGTGCATTATTGTCCATTATTTATACAAATAAATGTGATTTAATGTCTGCCACAGCAAAAGTAATGAAAAAATGATTGATTGTCCTGTAGTGGTAGGTATCTAAAAATTTGTATACTGATGCAGGTGGTGCAGCGAAATCCATGTAGGACCTGTTGGACATCCATTTAAATCGTGTAAAGGTGCACAAGCCAATCTTCGCAAGGGACTCCACGAATGGATGAAGGCACATGTTGAAGACATGATAATACCAATTGAAGCCTATCACCTCGAAGATCGACTAGGAAAGAGGATTCCTCATGAAGAGAGATTCTCTATCCCTCGAATACCAGCAGTGGTTGAGCTTTGTATTCAAGCTGGTGTTGAAATTCCAGAATTTCCCaccaaaagaagaagaaagccCATAATTCGGATTGGGAGAAAGGAATATATTGATGCTGATGAAAGTGAACTGCCAAATGAAACCCCAGCAGAACCATTAAGACCACTACTAGCTGAAATATCTGATTCAGAGGTAGTAGCTCCATCGAGCAACGAAGAAATCGTTGCCCTTGCCGAGGAAACTCTCCAGGCATGGGAACGAATGAGGAAAGGTGCTAAGAGATTAATGAGGATGTATCCTGTGAGGGTCTGTGGATATTGCCCGGAAATCCATGTTGGTCCCCAGGGGCACAAGGCTCAAAATTGTGGAGCACACAAACACCAACAACGCAATGGGCAGCATGGTTGGCAGTCTGCAATTCTTGATGACTTGATCCCACCAAGATTTGTTTGGCATGTTCCTGATGTAAATGGGCCACCCTTGGAACGAGAGCTAAAAGATTTTTATGGGCAAGCTCCTGCTGTTGTGGAACTATGCATCCAGGCCGGTGCTGATTTACCGGAACAATATAAATCAACCATGCGACTCGATGTTGGGATCCCATCAACTATGAAAGAAGCTGAGATGGTAGTTTGAGATGAAATATACTTGTAAACAAACAACTGGTGTTAGCGTGTACACTGCATAAATTATGCCATATGTACATATGTTTTTATCAACCAAGTTTAACCAACTTGTTCCAATTACTCATTGGTCTAGAAAAATATCgcttttcttcattttttttaattaatttttttatgaacatgttttttcttatattttgttatttttacaaaataattttatgtttctgaTTGTGTTATTTATAGTTTGGGATGCGAATTTAAGCCGCAATCTTTTTTACTCGTTTTTGGATAAGAAGGGCCTTCACTTTTGCACAATAAGGTAGTATCTCGTTATCATTCAAGGACTTTCGAGTAATGCGTGAGAATAGTTTTCTTCATAAAAAAAAGTGAACCAGATAATCATGGTCTATTGGTCTATGTGGATGATATTGATACTACATTTCTTAATCCTAACTCCACACATTTACGTAAAACTTTCTCAATTCAAATTTATCTTTCGATATTGAATGTTAGGACAAGGATCAAAGAGTTTATCCTTCATGACTGCATCATCCACCTACTTTTTCCATCAATCTTCCGGATGAGGAATCTCCACCTACACTTTCATACGGATGAGGAACTTGGCATGGACAGTAGTGAGTCTCTGTAGGAGGCATTTGGTGACTTTTTTTGGCCGTTTGTCTCCTCAATATTGATCTCCAAATCTTCAACCGATTGGTTCAAATCAACATCATCTCGTATTGACTTTTTTCGTATTCCGTTGAACAAGGTCGTTTCCTTGGTTGAAATCCTAGGAGAGCGTTCGTGTCATTGTCCAACTCTTCTAACAATAATGTTTTATTATAATAGATAGCTAATTAGCTATATATGTTAATTTGGCACATTTTTTTGCTAAATTTCATTAGCTGacagtataaaatattattagcaTATAgaaattaattacaaaatattaCGCCTAAAAAATGATATTCTTGAATCAAGTAAGACAAAATTTCAGGTTCTAAAGGTAAAATTATAAATGATCAATACAAGTAAGATCGTATTCCTCACAAAGTCACATGATCAAGCTTCTCCAGATCCGGCGCAAATGTGATTAAGAATTTAGGTGTGCCTTTATATTGATGAATATGACTAGACATATACAAACTAAATTGAGAAACATAATAATCCAACTTTGACCGAACCAAATATTAAACAGATTAATAAAATTAGTGAGAATTCTTGAGACCttcttaattataaaaagacatacgaaaaatattaaaaaattaatatttatatagtgaaaaaaataaaaattatctactattttaaatataaaaaatattaatcatcTAACATTTTTCAAATAAGTTTAGTTTCACTTCTTTTTTACTACCGTTGGTCACACATTTAAGTCATCATGAATAACAAgtaatcaaaagaaaaaaaaaaaaacagaaatgagacaaaaaattaaatgaatgtCAAAGCTCTCTAGCTACTTTGCATAATCGAACACAATGTCGATTTCAAAACCCATAAAATGGATGAAAGAGGAAGCCTAGTGGTGCAAACTTGCCATCACCAACTAGTGGTAGCTTAGAGTGTCTACAGCAAAATTAAAAGTTAACACCAATTGAATATAATTAAGAACTAGCTAGTTACCCAATAGGTTAATCCTCCCTAAAGCTATATTATAAAAGTCTTGGAGATGTTGAAGGACACTAATTAATTAAGGTCTTAGTAGTGTTTTTACCTTTTTGTCCAGGGAAGTCAATTCCCGAACCCGAGAAGGAATATCATGCAAGGTGCGTTCTTGACTTCTCCACATCATTCTGTGTAAATCCCAATTTCCTCAACACTTCATCTTTTATGTTTTCCAAAATACCAATAATTATATCCTTCTTGTATAAGCTACAATACAAAATTAACCAAgtaaatataacataaaaaattgtAGAAACAAGCACGCATGGGATGAAGGGAATTtgattagtgaaaaaaaaaaaaactcctaAGGATAAATTATACGAAGAGATTAAAGGAGGTTAAATccttaacaaaaaatatatacagaaaAGACCTTTGAAGTGTTTAGTATCGAAAATTTGTTTAATGAAAAACGatgtaataatatatattatggaACAAGAAAATAATTTAGGCATTATTTGTCCTCTAAAATGTTAACGGACAAAATCTTTTTATTCgttctctttttattttatttgcttTTGATAAAATAGTTTAACTTTGATGTGCtaataatgtaaaatattttacataatttttaatcACATTCATCTTCTTATAACTATTTACacagtaaaaataaaaaatagttattttttgttaGATGTAGCATGATATAATTAGGTGTATATGTAAATCTATTGTAGACGAAgaatgcatcaaaattaaattaaaaaaaaataaaaaatattttctaaagtCAAACATCCAtatccaaaaaattaataagaatgaAGGTGATAGAGGTAGAGGCTTACCACATGATGATTTCATCATAGTGAAGCAGGATCACCAGACAAAGAAGCCTTGATTCTCTCAACAGTGCAAGAAATAAGACTATTAACCCTTGCAACTAACCCAAGAGAAAGCTTAGCCGTTGGAACTGAATCAACCAATATTTGTAATGCAACTATCAATAGAGAACCACCAATGCCGCCTGAATCTCCATCGGGGAGGATGGCAAATCCTGAAGGAAGAAGTGCCACATAATCTGGGTCCCCTCCATTCAAAACCACATTCATGGCAACAATGTCCACAGGAGCATAAACTACAAAGAAGCCTGTTGAATCTGTGCAACTCTCTTGTTGTATCAACATGTTGCTCTGGCTTGAATTTGCACTCTGCATTCATCAtcgtaataatattttaatttactCATACTTCACTTGCTTTAACTAGACACATGGATTTATATATTATAGGATGTTTCCTGAAATTATAGTCTTCAAAAAGATTGGTACCCACAAAAGATTAAATCCTAAATCATCTactatatatttgtgtataaataaaTGCACTGAAATTATAGAATGATTAATCTTTTTGCATATACGTACTATGGTTGCTTAAAAATCTTTACAAAATGTGGATcctattatttatatttgtatgaAGTAATTCAAAAGTTAAGTATGTGAGAACACACCAATATTGTTTGAGGGTAAACTGTTACTGTTATACTAAAATTGATGTTACTAAAAATTCAGTCTAACTGTATGTTAAACCTTTATATTGATATTGTATTGTAACATAAACTACACAATtgttttaaaagaaaagattttttgtatgtattagtatttatttaattgaatttctTTTGGAGAATAAAGCTACATCCCGATGATACATATTCATAGtgcatgaaaaataaaactcataaaataagaaaaaaatgtataGGGTTAACTCACATCGACTCTAAGTAGCGACACACAATTTCCGGTATCTCTTCCATTTGCAATGTGCGCCATTTCTTGCACTGCTCCACCATTTGAAAGAATATCCCACTGTAATTTTCAACAGGGTAAGAAAGTTAAAACCGCAAACATGAACATAAACATTTaagtaataatttaataaattcagATAGATAAAATTTCTATATCCGTCAAAAATCAATTTATAACAAGGCTGAGTGTGAAAAATGGGATCCATTTGACCCATGGCTGAAAAGTTAGTCAATGAATTGATGTACACTTCAATTTTTGGTAATCTGAATAAGATCTATCCCAAGCACTTGTGGTTtgtgtaaaaagtaaaaactagATAGGCATTTCCCAAGAAAaggaatttatcttatttagaAAAGGAcctatttattttgaaaaaaaaaataatggaaatattaaaaagattagtgtctatttttttagatatcttttattatatctaattcataaaaaatattattttaaagatttaaatgcaaaatattttagttaaattatgaattatttacCATCTTAACtcattcaatttttattatttttatacatatttaaaaaataaaaagataaattaatagTAGTGTCTATTGATATGCTGGTAGGATATAAGgttaatgaaaaataataataataaagtttgAAGGTTTGAATTGTTGTCACATACCTCGCTTCTTGAATTCTCATCACGGAGGAAATCAAAGGCTGTTTTGGGAGGAACTGGAAGCCAAAAGGAAGTGGCAGCACTTAGAACAATGCCAGGTGGTCTTCCATCATCAACGCTCTTTCGAGTCATGACTCTGACATCATTGACACCTGTCCCATTTAGTGTTGTCCACGTGTGTGCTGTTGACGCACTCACTCCACCACAAAAGCTTATCACCATTCTCTCTGCCAGCTTCAGCATACTCTTCCTCCCTTCTTGGTTTGTTATCACTAATTATTAACATCATAACATCATGCATGCCATAACTTAATTAGTAttgatacaaaaaaaatttagaaaatgaGTATTCAATTTTGCATAAAACTAGATTTTTCTTGACAAAACGAGCGTTGACAGAATTAGTTTTATATTTCGTACAAAAATTTGTCAGTGGTCTAAACAGTCTAAACATTCCTAAGTAGAAATATCAATTTATCCTTTTTGATAGATATACATAGTTAAGTAATATAAAtaagaagtaaaaaaaaaatccaacaaAATAGGTATGTAAGGAAATCagtgtttttttttatgaataccTCCAACATCTACGGTGGGAACGTTTGTTGCCATGGCACTAGCAAGCCTCTCACATTGTCTATCCAAAGTTGCAACCCAGCGTTTTGCACCAAATGCATGTCCAGAGTTTACAAGCTGCTTGTAAAGGTTAGGAACACCTCTATCATCCACTTCCACATGCTCAACCCATGTCACCTAATGTCAAATATTTAGATTAGATTGTTTACATTGTATTCTTTTTAAGTGAGACTCTTTTCTGGTTGTATTGATTAATCAATCTATGTatacattttttataataaatactaTTTTGACATTATATATTCTTAACAACAAAATATgcattatttttgttttgttaaataaaaaataatttaaacatataattaattatgaacAGCTGAATTTTTATacaaatgttaaaaatatttggtGTACGAatagtattatttatttatttatttttgaattaccTTAGAATAACCATTGGGCATTTCATGGATTAAGCAACCAGAAGGCCTTCTTCTAGATCTTGGAGTAAGACCAGGGCGTAAATGcagaaaaatatgaaaaaatattactaTAAAGTAGGGATTTTACCTAACATTGCATGATATAACCATGATAAAGCGATTTAAATATAACATGATTTAACTTGAAACCTAACCCATCATTTTATATAGAGGGAGTAAGAAGAGAGGAGAGGAGAGAGATTGAAACTAGGGGTTAAGATATTCAAAAAATTGGATGTAttattatttactattttacTTAGAGAAGTAATtttaaataaacagaaaataaatatgaaagattTAAATTTCTATCTTCAAATTATATTctttacttattttttaattattgaattatactatttatataattttattatttcagtttcataaattatattaatattaacaaaaataaaagatgttAAACAAGCATATTGTTATTTTCTTATGGATATTTAGATTCTAGTCTCCAATTTGCCATACTTATTTTCATGTTTAATAAACTCATTTTTCTAGAATTGCATAATTTCTAATTCCATAGTTTTTATCAGCAAATTCTATATTGTTGTATAAAGAATATTTAGATTCTAGTCTCTAATTTGCCATacttatttttatgtttaataaaCTCATTTTTTTAGAATTGCATCATTTCTAATTCCATAGTTTTTATTAGCAAATTCTATATTGTTGTATAAAGAAACATACAATAATCATAATATGTCTGTAAACACCTTTTtaattcttctatttttatttattgattgaTCTTAATTCTTTTAGTGTTCTAATGAAATGTATTTAAGaactattttttatgttaaaatgttattttgttaaaaaaacaTTTATGATTTGCTACTTCAAATTTAATGTGCTTAAATACTTTAGTTCATGATTACGGTAAAAGTAGAACTTGAACTTTATTACGgaaggaaaaacaaaaataattaaataaataaaaatatattttgataattCTTTAAGGACCAAATCGTGGTCTGAactttaaaacatttttttatttttcagtatCTATTTCCTCTCACCACTCATTAACAGTTGCGCTCTTGTTCGCCTTCGCCTATTTGCACAACTTCTCTTCGCTCCATTCATgatcatcccttctgtttttatctttttaacagggatattcataaattaaattatatcaataaatttaaatcaaccacaaaaaatagatgaaataaataataaattaaaattatcatgtatattaaatataatgatataatgtaattaaaatttgatatatataaatttatatatagaaAGGTTAATCTAAGTATACGTATTCTAAATTGATTCATATATATTATGGAacacaattttttataatataattataagataaataactagataatataatagaaactagaaaaaaatcctaaaatatcTTATCTGTATTAGTCTATTTGATGTGAAGACTGAAGATCCgcatattaataattaaataaataataaatatatatatgttactACCACTTAGCAATTCTCGTATCacatttcatttatttttcgACTGCATTCTTCCATTTATCCACATTCAGGGATTAGAGACACCACTCGGTTATTCCTTTTTCTTTGGCCATCACTGGAGACTACTGGCCGGAGGTTGTCGCTCTTCCTCGCATTTAGGGGTGGCAAGCGAGGAAGCCTGCCCCGCCCTGCCAGAAGTCCGTCCCGCCCCATCTAGTGACGCGATCCCAAAATTCTAACCAGCCCCGTTTAACGGCGGACTGGCGGGCCGGTTGGCTAAACCTgctaaatattcttttttatttatttttagctattaaataatatatataaaggcataaaaaaatctcttctattttttatttttaactattataatttctaaaagtataaacaaattataatttttatattcacaaactttaaagtttttgcaattataaatatctaataaatataattataaaccaagttTTCATCCAAACACATAATTACAAATATTGTTttcaaagcaaaataaacataatccaaaatataattataaatattgtctataaaacaaaataaacataatccaaaacactcCATTTTCATCTCAATTttcttgtaagttgggttggAAAAAGTTGGattttggcaaaaaaaaattgtaaaagtACCCCATTGCCAAAAGAATATGAAGCCTGATGGAGAAGTCCGTCCCGCCCCATCAAAATTCGCGGTTTAAGCGGTGCGGGGTTAGGCGGGTTTTTGCTATTTGGCCTAATTTTCCAGCCCAACTCgccttttttggcgggttacACAGGCCGGCCCGGCGGGTTTaggcccgtttgccacccctactCGCATTCATCCCTCTTCGTGGTGTTCTTCCTCGTTCCTCGCGTTCATCCCTTTCTCTTCGTGGTTCAATAGTTCTCGCCGCCTCACATTCTCGCCGTCAGTCAGCAACGTTGCCATTCTCTTTACAGTTTTCCCATCAGTCCGTGGTCCTCT is a window from the Arachis stenosperma cultivar V10309 chromosome 3, arast.V10309.gnm1.PFL2, whole genome shotgun sequence genome containing:
- the LOC130968836 gene encoding APO protein 2, chloroplastic-like isoform X1; protein product: MNMTIRTLSLPTGIAFPIPTDVFMLKPNLLLHLSSLDYYQYSSGKIRLPMETRIQTKKCLRCKLKVRYEVPQNADFPRQYARKEKKPFPTPIVELRRAARERLKMMKGQPRKPLSAPKNGLLVNSLIPTAYNVYNARITLINNLKKLLKVVPVHACGWCSEIHVGPVGHPFKSCKGAQANLRKGLHEWMKAHVEDMIIPIEAYHLEDRLGKRIPHEERFSIPRIPAVVELCIQAGVEIPEFPTKRRRKPIIRIGRKEYIDADESELPNETPAEPLRPLLAEISDSEVVAPSSNEEIVALAEETLQAWERMRKGAKRLMRMYPVRVCGYCPEIHVGPQGHKAQNCGAHKHQQRNGQHGWQSAILDDLIPPRFVWHVPDVNGPPLERELKDFYGQAPAVVELCIQAGADLPEQYKSTMRLDVGIPSTMKEAEMVV
- the LOC130968836 gene encoding APO protein 2, chloroplastic-like isoform X2; translation: METRIQTKKCLRCKLKVRYEVPQNADFPRQYARKEKKPFPTPIVELRRAARERLKMMKGQPRKPLSAPKNGLLVNSLIPTAYNVYNARITLINNLKKLLKVVPVHACGWCSEIHVGPVGHPFKSCKGAQANLRKGLHEWMKAHVEDMIIPIEAYHLEDRLGKRIPHEERFSIPRIPAVVELCIQAGVEIPEFPTKRRRKPIIRIGRKEYIDADESELPNETPAEPLRPLLAEISDSEVVAPSSNEEIVALAEETLQAWERMRKGAKRLMRMYPVRVCGYCPEIHVGPQGHKAQNCGAHKHQQRNGQHGWQSAILDDLIPPRFVWHVPDVNGPPLERELKDFYGQAPAVVELCIQAGADLPEQYKSTMRLDVGIPSTMKEAEMVV